The region AGAGCACGAAGGAACCGGGCCGCATAAATACTACCGCTGGCACCGGCAAGACCGACAACTAGTTTCATCGAAAACTAATTCCAGAAGAAATCTTTAATAAAAATTCGTTCCATTTATCAAAAAGAATCGCAAGGAATAAAACCACACTGATCCAAGAATTGATTTGGTAAAAAACCATTGGTAAGTCTTTCGATTTATATTGGTAAGAAATTTTATGTTCATATAAAACCAAAATTCCAATCACAGAAAGGATAAGGAAATACATGACCCCAAGGCCTGCACTGATCCCTGCAAAAATAAAAAACACAAAAGAAAGGATATGGAGAATCACTGCAATGGCCCGAGATTTGGTTTCTCCAAGACGAGACGGAATGCTATGAAGATTTTCTTTTGCGTCAAAGTCCATATCCTGGATGGCATATAACACATCAAAGGCGGCAATATGAAAGAGTAATCCTAAAGAAAATAAAATAGGAACTAAACTCACAGTTTCTGTGATGGCTATCCAAGCACCGAGTGGGGCAAGAGAGATGGCAAATCCCAAAACCAAATGACAAAAGAGAGTAAACCTTTTGGTCAGCGAATAAAGAAATAAAACAAAGAGAGCCGGGAAAGAAAGGAGGAAAGCCAGTTTGTTTACGAAGAAACTGGCAAAGATAAAAATAAAAGCAGAAAGACCGATAAAAAGCAGAGCCGAGAGTTTGGAAATTTTTCCAGACGGGATTTCTCTATTTTGAGTGCGTGGGTTTTTTTCATCAATCTCCGAATCCACATACCGGTTGAATCCCATGGCGGCACTGCGAGCACTCACCATACAAACAAGGATCAGGGCCCCAATCCGCAGTAAATCCCCTGTATCTAGGGTGGATTCTAAGTAGGCCAGGATGAAACTAATCCCAGCGAAGGGCAAAGCAAAGAGTGTGTGGGAAAATTTTACCATTTTAGCGTAGAGAATTAGGTTTTTAAAGAAGTTCATGGCATCCTTTCTGCCCTTAGTTTAGACAGTCGGAAGGTTTTTTGGTTCATTCTGATTCGATTTCTTCCGTTCTTAGAACCAAGGTCACAAATTATGAATATCCGTCTTTCTTTTCTTGGGCGATTCCCCGCATCCACTGTGACAATCGGGATTTTTCTCCTCACTACTGTAAATTTTTCTCATCCGAGTCTTGAGGATCGCCCCCTTCGGATTTTTTTCCATTGTGGGAAAGAACTCTTCACCAAAATGGATGAGGAAGGCCGCGGGGGTCTCAGTGCCCTCCTAGGTTTTGTCGAAAGAGAAAAAATGGATTTGGATTTAAAACGTGGGAAAGGTTACATGTTGTACCCTTTTACTCCAAAAGACAAACCCTTAGAATTTCCCTTTGATGGATTCACTCTCGGGAAACCGAGAGAAATGAACCATGGCCCCGTAAAACTTGGTTTAGGTTCCATCCAAGAACTCATCGATGTCAAAAATATTGAGGACTATGATGGTTGGATTGTTTATGTAGGTAGTGATGATGAAACCAAAATCCCTCTCCTTCCTTGGCAAAACCATCCCGAACTTCCCCTCTTCCTTCTTGTAGAAGGAAAACCGCAAGCCCGGTTTCGTTATCTTTCAAATGTCCATCAAATTGAATGCCCCAAAGACTACGGAAGGCTTGGCACTTTGAACTTATTCTTTCGCAAACGAAACTTAATTCGTTTGGATTATAAACTAGAATCCATTAACTTAACAGATCGCAACCGTTCTTGGAAACAAAGAAAGGAATCAGAAACGGAAGAAGGCCTAGAGAAACCTACTCCGAAAACGAAGGACATAGGGAAGAAAGAGGACAAGTCGAACAAAATGTCCGGCGGGCTTGGCAATTCTTACGACCGAGAAATATTAGGTACAGAGATAGGTTTCGGCAAATCTCCTTAGGTGTGATTTTCATCATCTCCCGTTCAATTTGTACGGGATCTGTTTTTTTGGTAAAACCCAATCGTTTGGTAAGACGTTTCACGTGGGTATCCACAACAAACCCTTCCACCACTCCATAAATTTCTGCAAGCACCACATTGGCCGTTTTTCTTCCAAACCCAGGGAGTTTGATGGCCTCTTCCATTGTTTTTGGAATTTCACCACCAAATTCGGAAAGAACCATTCGCGCAAAACCTTGGATGCTTTTGGCTTTGTTTTTATAAAATCCTGTGGAGAAGATTTTTTTCTCTATGGCTTGCAGAGGTGCACTCGCAAAGGATTCTAAAGTGGGAAAGGTACGAAAAAGTTCCGGTGTGACTTGGTTCACACGTTCATCCGTACACTGTGCACTTAAAATGACAGCGATGGCCAATTCATAAGGTTTTGTAAACGTGAGGGGGGTTTCTACGGCACCGAACTCCGCCTCTAGGAGACGGTAGACTTCGGTGATTTTTGGTGTTTTTCTGGATTGTTTCAATCCAAAAGAGCGCTTAAAAGATTTAAGCTGCTGGTTGTGCTTTTGGAGTGATCCCTACGTATTTTTTAGGAGTGATTGCAGTGATATCGCCGCCGTGGTCTTTAATTGCCACTTTCAAACCTTTTTTACGAAGAGTTCGCAAAGCACGTGTAGAAATCTTAACGCGAACCCAACGGTTCTCGTCTTCCAAAAAGATTTTCTTTGTGATCACATTCACCTTCCAGATACGGCGATTCTTTTTATGAGAATGGGATACGTTGTTCCCTGCCGTTGTTCCTTTTCCGGTTACTACACATGTTCTAGCCATAATTATTACCTTGTTTCGCTATGTTTTTGTACCCGTGGAATGGGTCAATTCGAAACGAATCTTTTCCTGAAAGAATCGAAGTGCCTCTTCTGGACTGTCTGCAAACCCAAATAAATCCAAATCTTCTTCTGAAATCAGACGCATCTCTGCGAGCTTTTTGAAATTGATCACTTGGGTCCAAAATTCCTTTCCATAGAGAAGGATGGGGATTTTCGATTTTTTTCCTGTCTGCACCAGGGTTAAGGTTTCAAAAAGTTCATCGAAGGTTCCAAACCCACCAGGAAAGGCAACCATCCCCCGGCAAGCCTTCATAAACCAAAGTTTTCTCATAAAGAAATAATGAAATTCGAAGGTAAGTTCTGGATCTACATAAGGATTCACATGTTGTTCATGGGGAAGGACGATATTGAGAGCCACCGACTTGGCCCCAGCTTCTCTGGCTCCCCGGTTTCCTGCTTCCATAATCCCAGGCCCGCCGCCAGTGCAAATATTAAGATTACGACCGGGCCGATCTGCTTTGATACTGGTAGCCCATTCCGAAATTAGTTTCGCAAAAGCCGTAGCTTCTTCATAATAATTGCTGAGTGCATCCAAAGCTGAAGGAGGGTTTGACTTCGGAGACTCCGGTGCAGGAATCCTTGCCGATCCGAACACTACAATGGTATCAGTGATTCCTTGGGATTGGAATTCTGATTTGGGGTGCAGGTATTCCGAAAGGATACGAACGGGACCGGCTTCATTTCCCCATAAAAAATTTTGGTTCTCAAACGCTAAATCAGTCATCTTGTTATCTTAGATCGACCGATTGGAATAAAAAATGCGGAAATTCCCAAAAACACTTCTTGTCTCTATTTCTTTAGAACATCTCCCTATGACAGAGACGGAACTCAAACAATTCTGTATTGAATGGGATGATTCTAGATTTCAAAATCTAAGACCGGCCATTGTTACCAGCTGGAAATCGGAACCTTTAGCAGTGGGACGATCTCGATTGGAATTAGAATTGTTGGTTCCTTTACGGTTTTGGAATGGCCTCTTCTTCTATTTTTTTCCAAATTGGTATTCCCAAAAAGAAAAATACAAACTAATCCACATTATACGGAACTATA is a window of Leptospira kanakyensis DNA encoding:
- a CDS encoding UbiA-like polyprenyltransferase, with translation MNFFKNLILYAKMVKFSHTLFALPFAGISFILAYLESTLDTGDLLRIGALILVCMVSARSAAMGFNRYVDSEIDEKNPRTQNREIPSGKISKLSALLFIGLSAFIFIFASFFVNKLAFLLSFPALFVLFLYSLTKRFTLFCHLVLGFAISLAPLGAWIAITETVSLVPILFSLGLLFHIAAFDVLYAIQDMDFDAKENLHSIPSRLGETKSRAIAVILHILSFVFFIFAGISAGLGVMYFLILSVIGILVLYEHKISYQYKSKDLPMVFYQINSWISVVLFLAILFDKWNEFLLKISSGISFR
- the rpmB gene encoding 50S ribosomal protein L28 encodes the protein MARTCVVTGKGTTAGNNVSHSHKKNRRIWKVNVITKKIFLEDENRWVRVKISTRALRTLRKKGLKVAIKDHGGDITAITPKKYVGITPKAQPAA
- a CDS encoding TIGR00730 family Rossman fold protein encodes the protein MTDLAFENQNFLWGNEAGPVRILSEYLHPKSEFQSQGITDTIVVFGSARIPAPESPKSNPPSALDALSNYYEEATAFAKLISEWATSIKADRPGRNLNICTGGGPGIMEAGNRGAREAGAKSVALNIVLPHEQHVNPYVDPELTFEFHYFFMRKLWFMKACRGMVAFPGGFGTFDELFETLTLVQTGKKSKIPILLYGKEFWTQVINFKKLAEMRLISEEDLDLFGFADSPEEALRFFQEKIRFELTHSTGTKT
- the nth gene encoding endonuclease III; amino-acid sequence: MKQSRKTPKITEVYRLLEAEFGAVETPLTFTKPYELAIAVILSAQCTDERVNQVTPELFRTFPTLESFASAPLQAIEKKIFSTGFYKNKAKSIQGFARMVLSEFGGEIPKTMEEAIKLPGFGRKTANVVLAEIYGVVEGFVVDTHVKRLTKRLGFTKKTDPVQIEREMMKITPKEICRNLSLYLIFLGRKNCQARRTFCSTCPLSSLCPSFSE